From the Halobacteriovorax sp. GB3 genome, the window GCATAGCCCCCAGAAAAAGTCGTTCCACCAGTTTCAATAGAATCATCAAGAACCATCTTCGTCGCCTGCAAAAGATTACTAAGATCATTTTTCGTAAGCGTTTTCATTTTTCTCGTAGGTCTAATGCCCGCGCGCGCACAAATTTCCGAGGCCATATAATTACCTACACCTGAAAAGAAATTCTGCTCCAAAAGAAAAGGCTTAATCACTTTCATAGGCCTTTCTTTTTTAAGCTTCAAAAGATACTCAAGTGTAAATTCCAAACTCGATACATCCGGCCCAAGCCGCTCTAGCCAATTCGCCTCATGCTCTTCAGTCAAAAAATGCATATTCCCAAATCGTCTCGGATCAACATAGCCAAGATAAAGAGGCCCATCCGCATTTTCACCTACAAGTTGAACATGCGTATGTTTCACATCAATCCACTCTTTAGAAATACGCCACGACCCACTCATGCCAAGTCCTGAAATCACACGCAACTCATCCTCAAAAAAGAAACGCAAAACCTTTCCTTTTCTTTCTACTTTTAAAAGTTCTTTTCCCTTCGCTGAAAAATCTTTGTCTTTAACGATTGAGTCGGAGACATTTGAGAAATGAACTTCTTTCACTTTCATCGGGAGGACTTTGTTTAGTTGGGACTTGATGGTTTCAACTTCCGGTAGCTCAGGGATTGTGTATCTCCTTGTATTTATTGATAATTATCTATACTATACCAGAACTGTTTCAAGTCGTGTATCTTTGTATTTGAAATACTACAGGAATCAAAATGAAAATAGATCAGTTAACATTTAAGAGTGAGAAGTTTAAAGTAAATGTTTCTCATTTTAGACAAGAAGAACCAAAGGGAATAGT encodes:
- a CDS encoding Fpg/Nei family DNA glycosylase; translation: MNTRRYTIPELPEVETIKSQLNKVLPMKVKEVHFSNVSDSIVKDKDFSAKGKELLKVERKGKVLRFFFEDELRVISGLGMSGSWRISKEWIDVKHTHVQLVGENADGPLYLGYVDPRRFGNMHFLTEEHEANWLERLGPDVSSLEFTLEYLLKLKKERPMKVIKPFLLEQNFFSGVGNYMASEICARAGIRPTRKMKTLTKNDLSNLLQATKMVLDDSIETGGTTFSGGYADAYGEKGRGVTNLVVFYQKICGLCHKSEVKKITLAGRGTYYCPTCQR